One Aphidius gifuensis isolate YNYX2018 linkage group LG5, ASM1490517v1, whole genome shotgun sequence genomic region harbors:
- the LOC122856680 gene encoding 5'-3' exonuclease PLD3-like isoform X2, with the protein MTVSRILSNQNTEKNKTSRFNELSANTTVSENARLGTTSPPVDDDLDLWDHSGFMLRSDFNHHNNNQSKCGSHGWCRPSCIPITIILILIVLVVLLPLIDHQDQKNNNNNSSEFGSDFMCMNSCKISLTESIPIGMIYDKNKVLHKSTYQTWIDLINSAEDKIEIASFYWTMNRKDVYPDDSAKYGEDVFAALLEAGRDRGIKLKIAQSIPSQISPNIDTEYLAKKANAKVRNLNFVGLFGSGVLHTKLWLVDRTHVYIGSANMDWRSLTQVKELGIVAFNCSCLAKDISKIFDVYWKIGGDGKIPVKWPDSLSTKVNVDNPMKFNLDQNSYSSFISSSPGPLSPKGRTNDIDAILNCIDKAEKFIYISVMDFFPLTIYTPKTKFWPIIDNALRSAAINRKVTVRLLISWWKHSRKSEDNFLKSLVDLTDSYENVKIEAKRFIVPTNSSYDKIPFGRVNHNKYMVTDIAAYIGTSNWSGDYFIDTAGVGIIFEDVGDKNNNSIRQQLEELFLRDWNSPYAFSLNATCNNPIDEQFRSKISYFLPFHGHHIRA; encoded by the exons ATGACTGTGTCTAGAATTTTAAGTAATCAAAAtactgagaaaaataaaacctcAAGGTTCAATGAATTATCAGCAAATACG acTGTATCTGAAAATGCAAGACTTGGTACAACATCTCCACCAGTTGATGATGATCTTGACCTGTGGGATCACTCCGGCTTCATGCTAAGAAGCGACTTCAATCACCACAACAACAATCAATCCAA ATGTGGATCACATGGTTGGTGCAGACCAAGCTGCATACCAATAACcataatattaattctaaTTGTTTTAGTTGTTTTATTACCATTGATTGATCATcaagatcaaaaaaataacaacaacaattcaaGTGAATTTGGTAGTGATTTTATGTGTATGAACAGCTGCAAAATATCACTCACTGAATCAATACCCATTGGAatgatttatgataaaaataaagtactcCATAAAAGTACCTATCAAACTTGGatagatttaataaattcagctgaggataaaattgaaattgcaTCGTTTTACTGGACAATGAATAGAAAAGATGTATATCCTGATGATAGTGCAAAATAT ggTGAAGATGTTTTTGCAGCACTATTAGAAGCTGGAAGAGATCGTGGTATTAAACTTAAAATTGCACAAAGTATACCATCTCAAATAAGTCCAAATATTGATACAGAATATCTTGCTAAAAAAGCAAATGCCAag gtaagaaatttaaatttcgttGGATTATTTGGTAGTGGAGTGTTGCATACAAAACTGTGGCTGGTTGATCGAACTCATGTTTATATTGGCTCAGCAAATATGGACTGGAGATCATTGACACAAGTCAAAGAACTTGGAATTGTTGCATTTAATTGTTCATGTCTTGCTAAAgatatttcgaaaatttttgac gTGTATTGGAAAATTGGAGGTGATGGAAAAATTCCAGTTAAATGGCCAGACTCGCTGAGCACCAAAGTAAATGTTGATAATCCAATGAAATTTAATCTTGATCAAAATTCATACAGTAGTTTCATTTCA agTTCTCCAGGACCATTATCACCAAAAGGAAGAACAAATGACATAGatgcaattttaaattgcattgataaagctgaaaaatttatttacatatctgttatggatttttttccattaacaATTTACACACCGAAAACAAAATTCTGGCCAATTATTGATAATGCACTTAGATCAGCAGCAATTAATAGAAAAGTAACAGTTAGATTGTTGATATCTTGGTGGAAACATTCAAGAAAATCTgaggataattttttaaagtcacTTGTTGATTTAACAGATAGCtatgaaaatgttaaaattgaagCT aaaaGATTTATTGTCCCGACAAATTCAAGCTATGATAAAATACCATTTGGAAGAGTCaatcataataaatacatgGTTACTGATATTGCTGCTTATATTGGAACTAGCAATTGGTCTggtgattattttattgatactgctg gtgttggaattatttttgaagatgttggtgataaaaataataacagcaTTAGACAACAGCTTGAAGAATTATTCCTTCGTGATTGGAATTCACCATATGCATTTTCATTAAATGCAACATGTAATAATCCCATTGATGAACAATTTAGATCAAAAATTAGTTACTTTTTACCATTTCATGGTCATCATATTCGTGCGTAG
- the LOC122856680 gene encoding 5'-3' exonuclease PLD3-like isoform X1, with amino-acid sequence MSFFSWGKGDRDNTEQPGRNLQDGLFQIASQACHILVQVNNTHNISYGGNNTVTNVAYSKYSQEQPGPSTSTQSETKISSSPKSYENRSRIKDQDVVVLLPQRKTRTPRIKNKLSTVSENARLGTTSPPVDDDLDLWDHSGFMLRSDFNHHNNNQSKCGSHGWCRPSCIPITIILILIVLVVLLPLIDHQDQKNNNNNSSEFGSDFMCMNSCKISLTESIPIGMIYDKNKVLHKSTYQTWIDLINSAEDKIEIASFYWTMNRKDVYPDDSAKYGEDVFAALLEAGRDRGIKLKIAQSIPSQISPNIDTEYLAKKANAKVRNLNFVGLFGSGVLHTKLWLVDRTHVYIGSANMDWRSLTQVKELGIVAFNCSCLAKDISKIFDVYWKIGGDGKIPVKWPDSLSTKVNVDNPMKFNLDQNSYSSFISSSPGPLSPKGRTNDIDAILNCIDKAEKFIYISVMDFFPLTIYTPKTKFWPIIDNALRSAAINRKVTVRLLISWWKHSRKSEDNFLKSLVDLTDSYENVKIEAKRFIVPTNSSYDKIPFGRVNHNKYMVTDIAAYIGTSNWSGDYFIDTAGVGIIFEDVGDKNNNSIRQQLEELFLRDWNSPYAFSLNATCNNPIDEQFRSKISYFLPFHGHHIRA; translated from the exons ATGTCTTTCTTCAGTTGGGGTAAAGGAGACAGAGATAACACTGAACAACCAGGACGTAATTTGCAGGATGGCCTCTTTCAAATAGCATCCCAAGCTTGTCACATACTCGTGCAG GTTAATAATACACATAATATATCATACGGTGGAAATAACACCGTAACAAATGTTgcatattcaaaatattcacAAGAACAACCTGGTCCAAGTACATCAACTCAAAGTGAAACCAAAATATCATCATCTCCGAAATCATATGAAAATCGTTCAAGGATCAAGGATCAAGacgttgttgtattattaccACAACGAAAAACCAGAACACCacgtattaaaaataaactctcG acTGTATCTGAAAATGCAAGACTTGGTACAACATCTCCACCAGTTGATGATGATCTTGACCTGTGGGATCACTCCGGCTTCATGCTAAGAAGCGACTTCAATCACCACAACAACAATCAATCCAA ATGTGGATCACATGGTTGGTGCAGACCAAGCTGCATACCAATAACcataatattaattctaaTTGTTTTAGTTGTTTTATTACCATTGATTGATCATcaagatcaaaaaaataacaacaacaattcaaGTGAATTTGGTAGTGATTTTATGTGTATGAACAGCTGCAAAATATCACTCACTGAATCAATACCCATTGGAatgatttatgataaaaataaagtactcCATAAAAGTACCTATCAAACTTGGatagatttaataaattcagctgaggataaaattgaaattgcaTCGTTTTACTGGACAATGAATAGAAAAGATGTATATCCTGATGATAGTGCAAAATAT ggTGAAGATGTTTTTGCAGCACTATTAGAAGCTGGAAGAGATCGTGGTATTAAACTTAAAATTGCACAAAGTATACCATCTCAAATAAGTCCAAATATTGATACAGAATATCTTGCTAAAAAAGCAAATGCCAag gtaagaaatttaaatttcgttGGATTATTTGGTAGTGGAGTGTTGCATACAAAACTGTGGCTGGTTGATCGAACTCATGTTTATATTGGCTCAGCAAATATGGACTGGAGATCATTGACACAAGTCAAAGAACTTGGAATTGTTGCATTTAATTGTTCATGTCTTGCTAAAgatatttcgaaaatttttgac gTGTATTGGAAAATTGGAGGTGATGGAAAAATTCCAGTTAAATGGCCAGACTCGCTGAGCACCAAAGTAAATGTTGATAATCCAATGAAATTTAATCTTGATCAAAATTCATACAGTAGTTTCATTTCA agTTCTCCAGGACCATTATCACCAAAAGGAAGAACAAATGACATAGatgcaattttaaattgcattgataaagctgaaaaatttatttacatatctgttatggatttttttccattaacaATTTACACACCGAAAACAAAATTCTGGCCAATTATTGATAATGCACTTAGATCAGCAGCAATTAATAGAAAAGTAACAGTTAGATTGTTGATATCTTGGTGGAAACATTCAAGAAAATCTgaggataattttttaaagtcacTTGTTGATTTAACAGATAGCtatgaaaatgttaaaattgaagCT aaaaGATTTATTGTCCCGACAAATTCAAGCTATGATAAAATACCATTTGGAAGAGTCaatcataataaatacatgGTTACTGATATTGCTGCTTATATTGGAACTAGCAATTGGTCTggtgattattttattgatactgctg gtgttggaattatttttgaagatgttggtgataaaaataataacagcaTTAGACAACAGCTTGAAGAATTATTCCTTCGTGATTGGAATTCACCATATGCATTTTCATTAAATGCAACATGTAATAATCCCATTGATGAACAATTTAGATCAAAAATTAGTTACTTTTTACCATTTCATGGTCATCATATTCGTGCGTAG
- the LOC122856680 gene encoding 5'-3' exonuclease PLD3-like isoform X3 — MKNKITLNNNDIVNLSLIETVSENARLGTTSPPVDDDLDLWDHSGFMLRSDFNHHNNNQSKCGSHGWCRPSCIPITIILILIVLVVLLPLIDHQDQKNNNNNSSEFGSDFMCMNSCKISLTESIPIGMIYDKNKVLHKSTYQTWIDLINSAEDKIEIASFYWTMNRKDVYPDDSAKYGEDVFAALLEAGRDRGIKLKIAQSIPSQISPNIDTEYLAKKANAKVRNLNFVGLFGSGVLHTKLWLVDRTHVYIGSANMDWRSLTQVKELGIVAFNCSCLAKDISKIFDVYWKIGGDGKIPVKWPDSLSTKVNVDNPMKFNLDQNSYSSFISSSPGPLSPKGRTNDIDAILNCIDKAEKFIYISVMDFFPLTIYTPKTKFWPIIDNALRSAAINRKVTVRLLISWWKHSRKSEDNFLKSLVDLTDSYENVKIEAKRFIVPTNSSYDKIPFGRVNHNKYMVTDIAAYIGTSNWSGDYFIDTAGVGIIFEDVGDKNNNSIRQQLEELFLRDWNSPYAFSLNATCNNPIDEQFRSKISYFLPFHGHHIRA; from the exons atgaaaaataaaattacattaaataataatgacattgtTAATCTTTCACTGATCGag acTGTATCTGAAAATGCAAGACTTGGTACAACATCTCCACCAGTTGATGATGATCTTGACCTGTGGGATCACTCCGGCTTCATGCTAAGAAGCGACTTCAATCACCACAACAACAATCAATCCAA ATGTGGATCACATGGTTGGTGCAGACCAAGCTGCATACCAATAACcataatattaattctaaTTGTTTTAGTTGTTTTATTACCATTGATTGATCATcaagatcaaaaaaataacaacaacaattcaaGTGAATTTGGTAGTGATTTTATGTGTATGAACAGCTGCAAAATATCACTCACTGAATCAATACCCATTGGAatgatttatgataaaaataaagtactcCATAAAAGTACCTATCAAACTTGGatagatttaataaattcagctgaggataaaattgaaattgcaTCGTTTTACTGGACAATGAATAGAAAAGATGTATATCCTGATGATAGTGCAAAATAT ggTGAAGATGTTTTTGCAGCACTATTAGAAGCTGGAAGAGATCGTGGTATTAAACTTAAAATTGCACAAAGTATACCATCTCAAATAAGTCCAAATATTGATACAGAATATCTTGCTAAAAAAGCAAATGCCAag gtaagaaatttaaatttcgttGGATTATTTGGTAGTGGAGTGTTGCATACAAAACTGTGGCTGGTTGATCGAACTCATGTTTATATTGGCTCAGCAAATATGGACTGGAGATCATTGACACAAGTCAAAGAACTTGGAATTGTTGCATTTAATTGTTCATGTCTTGCTAAAgatatttcgaaaatttttgac gTGTATTGGAAAATTGGAGGTGATGGAAAAATTCCAGTTAAATGGCCAGACTCGCTGAGCACCAAAGTAAATGTTGATAATCCAATGAAATTTAATCTTGATCAAAATTCATACAGTAGTTTCATTTCA agTTCTCCAGGACCATTATCACCAAAAGGAAGAACAAATGACATAGatgcaattttaaattgcattgataaagctgaaaaatttatttacatatctgttatggatttttttccattaacaATTTACACACCGAAAACAAAATTCTGGCCAATTATTGATAATGCACTTAGATCAGCAGCAATTAATAGAAAAGTAACAGTTAGATTGTTGATATCTTGGTGGAAACATTCAAGAAAATCTgaggataattttttaaagtcacTTGTTGATTTAACAGATAGCtatgaaaatgttaaaattgaagCT aaaaGATTTATTGTCCCGACAAATTCAAGCTATGATAAAATACCATTTGGAAGAGTCaatcataataaatacatgGTTACTGATATTGCTGCTTATATTGGAACTAGCAATTGGTCTggtgattattttattgatactgctg gtgttggaattatttttgaagatgttggtgataaaaataataacagcaTTAGACAACAGCTTGAAGAATTATTCCTTCGTGATTGGAATTCACCATATGCATTTTCATTAAATGCAACATGTAATAATCCCATTGATGAACAATTTAGATCAAAAATTAGTTACTTTTTACCATTTCATGGTCATCATATTCGTGCGTAG